From Synoicihabitans lomoniglobus, the proteins below share one genomic window:
- a CDS encoding NAD(P)H-binding protein has protein sequence MAQSESTLPLVALSGASGFVGTHLRRALADDCRFRALTRSPSILEANPSTSATEWRQCDLYSLPQLTSALQGCDIGVYLVHSMAPSSRLMQGNFEDTDLLLADNFIRAAERAGLRHVIYLSGLMPPDGDSLSPHLRSRREVEAVLRSRSVNVTVLRAGLIFGAGGSSFSMLVNLVRRLPVMILPDWAGSLTQSIDVQDICAAIKLAMTESAFASGTYDLGGHQPMTYGELIHATARGLGRRVRSIDVPFNLFTLSQHWVALFGGVPLALVGPLQESLRHDLSAQDNPLLDRLRPQLVPLAESLRRAVDADGHPLPNPRSTTQRTDRQKIRRERRVRSVQRMPLPTGWDAAQVCDAYGTWLTRRFGGIVSATQDSDGVLHFRLARRWVLLELTPTPHSHQSNRRRAYHITGGLLARRVTPPGRFEFRLFPETQCLIASIHGFSPALPWWLYARTQAVVHLWVMRAFGRHLGRQV, from the coding sequence ATGGCTCAATCCGAATCCACGTTGCCCTTGGTCGCACTCAGCGGTGCCAGCGGCTTTGTGGGCACGCACTTGCGCCGGGCCCTGGCTGACGACTGCCGCTTTCGCGCCCTCACGCGTAGTCCCAGCATTCTCGAGGCCAACCCCTCCACCTCCGCGACCGAGTGGCGGCAATGCGATCTCTACTCCCTGCCCCAGCTCACCTCGGCCCTCCAGGGCTGTGATATCGGCGTGTATTTGGTGCACTCCATGGCGCCGTCGAGCCGCCTCATGCAGGGCAACTTCGAGGACACCGATCTGTTGCTGGCCGACAACTTCATCCGCGCCGCCGAACGCGCCGGACTGCGCCACGTCATTTATCTCAGCGGGCTCATGCCGCCCGACGGCGATAGCCTCTCGCCCCACCTGCGGTCACGTCGCGAGGTCGAAGCCGTGCTGCGCAGCCGCTCGGTAAACGTCACCGTGCTTCGCGCCGGCCTCATCTTCGGGGCGGGCGGTTCGTCATTCTCGATGTTGGTCAATCTCGTGCGTCGCCTGCCCGTCATGATCCTCCCCGACTGGGCCGGTTCACTCACCCAATCCATCGACGTGCAGGACATCTGCGCCGCCATAAAACTCGCGATGACCGAGTCCGCCTTCGCGTCGGGCACCTACGACCTCGGCGGACACCAACCGATGACCTATGGCGAGTTGATCCACGCCACCGCGCGCGGTCTCGGCCGCCGCGTGCGCTCGATCGACGTGCCGTTCAATCTCTTCACCCTGTCGCAACACTGGGTGGCCTTGTTCGGCGGCGTGCCCCTCGCGCTGGTCGGTCCGTTGCAGGAAAGCCTGCGTCACGACCTCTCCGCCCAGGACAATCCCCTCCTTGATCGTCTCCGCCCTCAGCTCGTGCCCCTGGCGGAATCCCTGCGCCGCGCCGTCGATGCCGACGGCCACCCACTGCCCAATCCCCGCAGCACCACCCAACGCACTGACCGCCAGAAAATCCGCCGCGAGCGCCGCGTCCGTTCCGTGCAGCGCATGCCGCTGCCCACCGGCTGGGACGCCGCCCAAGTCTGCGACGCCTACGGCACCTGGCTCACCCGCCGGTTCGGTGGTATCGTGAGCGCGACCCAAGATTCCGACGGCGTGCTGCACTTCCGCTTGGCGCGCCGCTGGGTCTTGCTCGAACTCACGCCTACCCCGCATTCCCACCAAAGCAACCGCCGCCGCGCCTACCACATCACCGGCGGTTTGCTCGCCCGCCGCGTCACGCCGCCCGGACGCTTCGAGTTTCGCCTGTTTCCGGAAACCCAGTGCCTCATCGCCTCGATCCACGGCTTTTCCCCCGCCCTGCCGTGGTGGCTCTACGCCCGCACGCAAGCCGTTGTCCACCTCTGGGTCATGCGCGCTTTTGGCCGCCACCTCGGTCGCCAAGTCTGA
- a CDS encoding type II secretion system protein yields the protein MPYPKSKPRGFTLVEIMIVVVIIGLLAAMAIPAFQRVRTKSRHSAVANDLRVFADAFETYALEHGTYPADAQIGVIPPEMAGDKSTLDNSTFAGVTPLGGRYDWDYGVFGVTAAVSVTDVTVTEAELLAFDTTFDDGSLTSGEYQGTTGRYSYILQP from the coding sequence ATGCCTTACCCCAAGTCCAAACCCCGCGGATTCACCCTCGTTGAAATCATGATCGTTGTCGTCATCATCGGCCTGCTCGCGGCCATGGCGATTCCCGCATTTCAACGCGTGCGGACCAAGTCTCGCCATTCGGCGGTGGCCAACGATCTGCGGGTCTTTGCCGACGCTTTTGAAACCTACGCCCTCGAGCACGGCACTTATCCGGCCGATGCACAGATCGGGGTGATCCCGCCCGAAATGGCCGGGGACAAAAGCACCCTGGACAATTCGACCTTCGCGGGCGTGACCCCGCTCGGAGGTCGATACGATTGGGACTACGGTGTGTTCGGCGTCACCGCCGCCGTGTCCGTGACCGACGTCACCGTTACCGAAGCGGAGCTTCTGGCCTTTGATACCACCTTCGACGATGGTAGCCTCACCTCCGGCGAATATCAGGGAACCACCGGCCGCTACTCCTACATTCTCCAACCCTGA
- a CDS encoding lactonase family protein codes for MPRFRLLGLWLVLMLPLVHAEPFTVLLGTYTRDGSEGIYATTLDPTTGAMTKARLVKAMPDPEFLALHPQHRIVYALTRDADGRGGVVALTMDPASGALTELNRRTVTSGTFCHLAVDPAGRRLIAVSYGGGYTTQWTLTEDGRLGPGGDLIKHHGPLGPNPDRQEAPHAHSVTISRDARFAFVADLGLDRVLAYDLTRDAATLHAQPSHDAIIAAGAGPRHSTFSPDGNTLYVLNELDGSITVLAYDATDAALQPRQHLSILPADYHGRISSSEIRAHPNGRFIYAAHRGDNTIAIFARDEKTGTLTRTGAVPTGGQNPRNFVLSPDGRWLLCANQDSHNLTAFRVNDQTGDLTATGQEITVARSVCVLFVPHD; via the coding sequence ATGCCAAGGTTTCGATTGCTCGGTCTCTGGTTGGTTTTGATGCTTCCGCTCGTGCACGCGGAACCATTTACCGTCCTCCTGGGAACATATACTCGAGATGGCAGCGAGGGCATCTACGCGACGACCCTCGATCCGACCACCGGAGCGATGACCAAAGCGCGATTGGTCAAAGCCATGCCCGATCCGGAGTTCCTCGCGCTGCACCCGCAACACCGGATCGTCTACGCGCTCACCCGCGACGCCGACGGACGAGGCGGCGTGGTGGCCCTGACGATGGACCCGGCGAGTGGCGCCCTCACCGAGCTCAATCGACGCACCGTGACATCCGGCACGTTTTGCCATCTGGCGGTGGATCCTGCAGGTCGCCGCTTGATTGCCGTGAGTTATGGCGGCGGCTACACCACCCAGTGGACACTCACGGAAGACGGACGCTTGGGTCCCGGCGGTGACCTCATCAAACATCACGGACCCCTGGGCCCCAACCCGGACCGCCAAGAAGCCCCGCACGCGCATTCGGTGACGATTTCCCGCGACGCCCGGTTCGCGTTCGTGGCCGATCTCGGTCTCGACCGCGTGCTGGCCTACGACCTCACCCGCGACGCCGCGACCCTCCACGCGCAACCCTCGCACGATGCCATCATTGCCGCCGGAGCCGGCCCGCGCCACAGCACGTTCTCGCCCGACGGAAACACCCTCTACGTGCTCAACGAACTCGACGGCTCAATCACCGTGCTCGCCTACGACGCAACGGACGCGGCCCTGCAACCACGCCAACACCTGTCGATTTTACCGGCCGACTATCACGGCCGGATATCGTCCTCCGAAATCCGAGCCCACCCCAACGGACGCTTCATCTACGCCGCCCATCGCGGCGACAATACGATCGCGATCTTCGCTCGCGACGAAAAGACGGGCACGCTGACGCGAACCGGTGCCGTGCCGACCGGCGGCCAGAACCCCCGCAACTTTGTGCTCAGTCCCGACGGACGTTGGCTCCTCTGCGCCAACCAAGACTCGCACAACCTGACCGCATTTCGGGTGAACGATCAAACCGGCGACCTCACCGCCACCGGCCAGGAAATCACCGTCGCCCGCTCCGTCTGCGTGCTCTTCGTCCCCCACGATTGA